A genomic segment from uncultured Desulfuromonas sp. encodes:
- a CDS encoding CerR family C-terminal domain-containing protein, with translation MKATARERIEQTALKLFADKGFKATTIRDICSKSGVSVALIHYHYKNKNGLYEALLDRVIGDAFARYPLEDYLQPGMSAEQRLKQIIRLLLHRLIGADGLSRDRSRVRLMARELTSPSPAFELLFQRHIQPMILTMVDVVREFVGPMEPSELIRIATSVAGQCLYPFIAHEVMNRSGFSLGQDREQIERHAEHIYQFSLHGLYGLSGLKQEEA, from the coding sequence ATGAAAGCAACTGCCCGAGAACGTATCGAACAGACCGCATTAAAACTGTTTGCCGATAAAGGCTTCAAGGCGACGACAATCCGCGATATCTGCAGCAAATCCGGGGTGAGTGTCGCGTTGATTCATTACCATTATAAAAACAAAAACGGACTCTACGAAGCATTGCTCGACCGGGTCATCGGTGATGCGTTTGCCCGCTATCCTCTTGAAGATTATCTGCAACCCGGTATGAGCGCTGAACAGAGGTTGAAGCAAATTATTCGTCTTCTGCTTCACCGTTTGATCGGAGCTGACGGTCTGAGTCGTGATCGTTCCCGAGTGCGGTTGATGGCACGTGAGTTGACGTCACCCTCACCAGCATTTGAGTTGCTCTTTCAACGCCACATTCAGCCCATGATCCTCACTATGGTCGATGTGGTTCGAGAGTTTGTCGGTCCGATGGAGCCGTCGGAGCTCATCCGCATTGCCACCAGTGTTGCCGGTCAGTGTCTCTATCCTTTCATTGCCCACGAAGTCATGAATCGTTCAGGGTTTTCACTTGGACAAGATCGAGAACAAATTGAGCGTCATGCTGAACATATTTATCAATTTTCTCTACATGGATTATATGGTCTGTCAGGCCTGAAACAGGAGGAAGCATGA
- a CDS encoding PilZ domain-containing protein, which yields MNEKRHYARVNFVEHAHLNCAGQQRDVTLHDISLKGALLELPEPLENSLIGLSCHLSLRLADSTIVLDFDAQIAHLNGTTMGMTFTAMDSDCMTHLRRLLELNTGNPDEIDRELSYMVQNR from the coding sequence ATGAACGAAAAACGACACTATGCCCGAGTGAATTTTGTTGAACACGCACATCTGAACTGTGCCGGTCAGCAACGCGATGTCACCCTTCATGACATCTCCTTAAAAGGGGCTCTGCTTGAGCTGCCGGAACCGTTGGAGAACAGTTTGATCGGTTTGTCATGTCACCTGTCGTTGCGCCTGGCAGACAGCACCATCGTTCTCGACTTCGATGCTCAGATCGCCCACCTTAACGGCACCACCATGGGAATGACATTCACGGCCATGGACAGCGACTGCATGACCCACCTGCGTCGCCTGCTCGAACTGAACACAGGAAATCCCGATGAAATTGACCGTGAATTGAGTTACATGGTCCAGAATCGCTAA
- a CDS encoding efflux RND transporter periplasmic adaptor subunit: MKKILLVPLVLVVGAAIGFVLVNGRDTLPEDRVPVSGMIETTDVDLSFKIAGRIRALHVDEGDVVKQGEVVATLEETDQQLAVAQAKAQRDYQQAVLNEVLAGSRTQQIREAQAAVRQARAAEQASQAELHQAQLDEQRFSTLYEEGGASRRTLELYQTALKTAQQHWQQAKAAVGQAEQRLSLAVEGSRNEAILAAQAQVNVAEQAVAVAEQQLRYTQLLCPLNGTILTRPAEEGEYVQPGGVVYTAAVLDEVWARVYVSETDLGRIHLGQNAIIRSDSWPEREFKGAVTYISDEAEFTPKSVQTYRERINFMYRIKITLANPQHELKPGMPVEGQILLESP, encoded by the coding sequence ATGAAAAAAATTCTGCTTGTCCCGCTCGTTCTGGTGGTAGGGGCAGCGATTGGTTTTGTCCTTGTTAACGGACGCGATACGCTGCCGGAAGATCGTGTCCCGGTTTCAGGAATGATTGAAACCACGGATGTTGATCTGTCGTTTAAAATTGCCGGACGCATTCGTGCTCTCCATGTCGATGAAGGCGATGTCGTCAAGCAAGGGGAGGTTGTCGCAACACTTGAAGAGACGGATCAACAGCTGGCCGTTGCCCAGGCCAAGGCACAACGTGACTACCAACAGGCGGTTCTCAATGAGGTTCTGGCCGGCAGTCGTACTCAGCAGATTCGTGAGGCCCAAGCTGCTGTACGGCAAGCACGGGCAGCCGAACAGGCTAGTCAGGCAGAGCTTCATCAGGCACAACTTGATGAACAGCGTTTCTCGACGCTTTATGAAGAGGGCGGAGCCAGTCGTCGCACCCTCGAACTTTATCAGACCGCATTGAAAACGGCCCAGCAACATTGGCAACAGGCCAAGGCTGCTGTCGGCCAGGCGGAACAACGCTTGAGTCTGGCTGTCGAGGGATCTCGTAACGAGGCCATTCTTGCGGCTCAGGCACAGGTCAATGTGGCCGAGCAGGCCGTCGCCGTGGCAGAGCAACAATTGCGTTATACCCAGCTGCTTTGTCCACTCAATGGCACGATCCTCACGCGCCCTGCCGAAGAGGGGGAGTATGTCCAGCCTGGAGGTGTCGTATATACCGCCGCTGTATTGGATGAGGTTTGGGCCAGAGTCTATGTCAGCGAAACGGACCTGGGGCGTATCCATCTTGGCCAGAATGCCATCATTCGCAGCGATAGCTGGCCGGAGAGAGAGTTTAAAGGGGCTGTCACGTATATTTCCGATGAGGCGGAATTTACCCCGAAATCGGTACAAACGTACCGCGAGCGGATCAATTTCATGTACCGGATTAAAATCACTCTCGCGAACCCGCAACACGAGTTGAAACCGGGAATGCCGGTTGAAGGACAGATTCTTCTGGAGTCGCCATGA
- a CDS encoding ATP-binding cassette domain-containing protein, which translates to MSEPWAVEARSLEKSFGPLVAVESLNLQVPQGTIYGLIGPDGAGKTTTMRMLSGLLRPDRGEAFIRGYSATTQQQQVKDRMAYMSQRFALYPDLTVDENIRFYADLYGMSAQERQQRTELLLDFSTMRPFRQRRAGQLSGGMKQKLQLICALIHKPQVLLLDEPTNGVDPVSRRDFWRILYELVGEGMTIIVSTAYLDEAERCEQVGLLHQGHLICQGTPAQVVEESGLHIVSVRCSRCIESARRLKQHLDADQIHLYGDRVRVRCDDPQTMISQLRQWLPDAEDIRQERAQLEDIFMTLQPPDRDKESLLRQVAQGIDSLQGSAVVTENLTRTFGSFTAVNRMTLDVPYGEIFGFLGPNGAGKSTTIRMLCGLLTPSDGQGLVAGFDIRHQGEKIKTRIGYMSQRFSLYEDLRVVENIDFYGGIYGLSGKALAKRRDWALQLSGLAERRSEPTADLAGGWRQRLALACAILHAPPIVFLDEPTSGADPASRRLFWEIINELADHGVTVFVSTHYMEEAEYCDRLALIYRGTMIANGSSEALKKQHHDGLLFQVAVDRPQQWLEGVGALDQVTDVALFGAGLHVTVRDAHLGQRQMEDFFRQQHSEAQVAVTEPSMEDVFIRLIEQARGDD; encoded by the coding sequence ATGAGCGAGCCGTGGGCTGTTGAAGCCCGAAGTCTCGAAAAATCTTTCGGTCCGTTGGTTGCGGTTGAGTCACTTAACCTTCAGGTGCCTCAAGGCACGATCTATGGCCTGATTGGACCGGATGGTGCCGGCAAAACCACCACGATGCGTATGCTTAGCGGCTTGTTGCGTCCAGACCGTGGCGAAGCCTTTATCCGTGGTTATTCGGCAACGACCCAACAGCAACAGGTCAAGGATCGCATGGCTTATATGAGTCAGCGTTTTGCCCTCTACCCGGATCTGACTGTCGATGAAAATATTCGCTTCTATGCCGATCTATACGGTATGTCGGCACAAGAAAGGCAGCAACGCACCGAGCTGCTGCTTGATTTCAGCACCATGCGGCCATTTCGTCAGCGTCGTGCCGGTCAATTGTCCGGTGGCATGAAGCAGAAACTGCAACTTATCTGTGCTCTGATTCATAAACCGCAGGTTTTGTTACTCGATGAGCCGACCAATGGGGTTGACCCGGTCAGTCGTCGTGACTTCTGGCGGATTCTCTACGAGCTGGTCGGGGAGGGGATGACCATTATTGTCAGCACCGCCTATCTCGATGAGGCGGAGCGCTGTGAACAGGTTGGGCTGTTGCATCAGGGACACCTGATTTGCCAGGGGACACCTGCACAGGTGGTCGAAGAAAGTGGCTTGCATATCGTCTCGGTACGCTGTTCGCGCTGTATTGAGTCAGCACGACGGCTCAAGCAACATCTCGATGCCGATCAGATTCATTTGTATGGCGACCGGGTGAGGGTGCGGTGTGATGATCCACAGACGATGATTTCACAATTGCGTCAATGGTTGCCTGATGCGGAGGATATCCGTCAGGAACGAGCCCAGCTCGAAGATATCTTTATGACACTGCAGCCACCGGATCGTGATAAAGAGTCCTTGCTGCGCCAGGTCGCACAAGGAATCGACAGCTTGCAGGGCAGTGCCGTGGTTACCGAAAATCTGACGCGGACCTTTGGCAGTTTTACGGCCGTGAATCGGATGACACTGGATGTGCCCTACGGTGAGATCTTTGGCTTTCTCGGGCCGAACGGTGCCGGTAAGAGTACCACCATCCGAATGCTGTGCGGGCTGCTGACACCCAGCGACGGACAGGGACTGGTGGCGGGTTTTGATATCCGCCATCAAGGGGAGAAAATCAAGACGCGAATCGGTTACATGAGTCAGAGGTTTTCACTCTATGAAGATCTGCGTGTGGTGGAAAATATCGATTTTTACGGCGGCATCTATGGTCTGTCCGGCAAAGCTCTGGCTAAACGACGAGACTGGGCGCTGCAGCTGTCCGGTCTCGCTGAGCGGCGTTCTGAGCCGACGGCGGATTTGGCCGGGGGATGGCGGCAACGTCTGGCTCTGGCCTGCGCCATTCTTCATGCGCCGCCGATTGTTTTTCTCGATGAACCGACCAGTGGCGCGGACCCGGCGAGTCGCCGCCTGTTTTGGGAGATTATCAACGAGCTCGCTGATCATGGGGTTACCGTGTTTGTCAGTACCCATTACATGGAAGAGGCTGAATACTGTGACCGTTTGGCTCTGATCTATCGCGGGACGATGATCGCCAATGGTTCCTCTGAGGCGTTAAAAAAACAACATCATGACGGTCTGCTGTTTCAAGTGGCTGTGGATAGACCGCAACAGTGGTTGGAAGGGGTTGGGGCGCTCGATCAGGTCACGGATGTCGCGCTGTTTGGTGCCGGACTGCATGTGACTGTGCGCGATGCCCACCTGGGGCAACGACAAATGGAGGATTTTTTTCGTCAGCAGCATAGTGAGGCTCAGGTCGCGGTGACCGAGCCGAGTATGGAAGATGTCTTTATCCGTTTGATTGAACAGGCGCGTGGCGATGATTAA